The proteins below come from a single Pseudomonas sp. MYb118 genomic window:
- the ligA gene encoding NAD-dependent DNA ligase LigA → MTAAKTRILELRAELDQHNYRYHVLDEPSIPDAEYDRLFRELKALEAEHPELITSDSPTQRVGSAALSAFTQVRHEVPMLSLGNAFEETDMREFDRRVNEGLDQPAGDLFGGGPAVEYSCEPKLDGLAVSLLYQDGVLVRGATRGDGTTGEDISVNVRTVRNIPLKLQGTGWPATLEVRGEVFMSKAGFERLNATQLEAGGKTFANPRNAAAGSLRQLDSKITANRPLEFCCYGIGQISQDIADTHIGNLKQLQAWGLPISRELKLAHGIDECLDYYRDIGERRNGLAYEIDGVVFKVNSIASQRELGFRAREPRWAIAHKFPAMEELTELLDVEFQVGRTGAVTPVARLKPVKVAGVTVANATLHNMDEVARLGLMIGDTVIIRRAGDVIPQVVQVVTERRPESARAVHIPENCPVCGSHVERTQLVKRSKGRETVSEGAVYRCVGRLACGAQLKQAIIHFVSRRAMDIEGLGDKSVEQLVDEGLVSSPADLYALKFEDIVDLEGFAELSSKKLLSAIEDSKRPSLARFIYALGIPDVGEETAKVLARSLGSLERVQQALPNVLTYLPDVGLEVAHEIHSFFEDHHNQQVIADLLKHGLQIQDQGELGAEFAASTTLGGLLDKLHIPSVGPGGAQKLADRFGSLEAVMDADWLDMRQALPEKQANSVREFFALPENRQLALAAEQQLREFGMHWQSEKKVVEGLPLAGQTWVLTGSLELMSRDVAKEKLESLGAKVAGSVSAKTHCVVAGPGAGSKLAKANELGLKVLDEEAFVSFLAEHGISA, encoded by the coding sequence ATGACCGCCGCTAAAACCCGCATTCTAGAGCTGCGCGCTGAACTGGATCAGCACAACTATCGCTACCACGTGCTGGACGAGCCGAGCATTCCGGACGCCGAATACGACCGCCTGTTCCGCGAACTCAAGGCCCTGGAAGCGGAGCATCCGGAGCTGATCACCAGCGACTCGCCGACCCAGCGTGTCGGCAGCGCGGCGTTGTCGGCGTTCACCCAGGTGCGCCATGAAGTGCCGATGCTCAGCCTCGGTAACGCCTTCGAAGAAACCGACATGCGCGAGTTCGATCGCCGGGTCAACGAAGGCCTCGATCAGCCAGCCGGCGACTTGTTCGGTGGCGGCCCGGCGGTGGAGTACAGCTGCGAGCCGAAGCTCGATGGCCTGGCGGTCAGCCTCTTGTACCAGGACGGCGTGCTGGTGCGCGGCGCCACCCGCGGCGATGGCACCACCGGCGAGGACATCAGCGTCAACGTGCGCACCGTGCGCAACATCCCGCTCAAGCTGCAAGGCACGGGCTGGCCGGCCACCCTTGAAGTGCGCGGCGAAGTGTTCATGTCCAAGGCCGGTTTCGAACGGCTCAACGCCACGCAACTGGAGGCCGGTGGCAAGACCTTCGCCAACCCGCGCAACGCGGCGGCGGGCAGCCTGCGCCAGCTGGACTCGAAGATCACCGCCAACCGTCCGCTGGAGTTCTGCTGCTACGGCATCGGCCAGATTTCCCAGGACATCGCCGACACCCACATTGGCAACCTCAAACAACTGCAAGCCTGGGGCCTGCCGATCAGTCGCGAGCTGAAACTGGCTCACGGCATCGACGAGTGCCTGGACTACTACCGCGATATCGGTGAGCGGCGTAATGGCCTGGCCTACGAAATTGATGGCGTGGTGTTCAAGGTCAACAGCATCGCCTCCCAGCGCGAACTGGGTTTCCGCGCGCGTGAACCGCGTTGGGCGATCGCCCATAAATTCCCGGCCATGGAAGAACTCACCGAGTTGCTCGACGTCGAGTTCCAGGTCGGTCGTACCGGCGCGGTGACGCCGGTGGCACGCTTGAAACCGGTCAAGGTCGCCGGGGTCACGGTGGCCAACGCGACGTTGCACAACATGGATGAAGTGGCGCGCCTGGGCCTGATGATCGGTGACACCGTGATCATCCGCCGCGCCGGCGACGTGATTCCGCAAGTGGTGCAGGTGGTGACCGAGCGGCGCCCGGAAAGTGCGCGGGCGGTGCACATTCCCGAGAATTGCCCGGTGTGCGGCTCCCACGTCGAGCGCACGCAACTGGTCAAGCGCAGCAAGGGCCGCGAGACCGTCAGCGAAGGTGCGGTGTACCGCTGCGTCGGCCGACTGGCCTGCGGTGCGCAGCTCAAGCAGGCGATCATCCATTTCGTTTCGCGCCGCGCCATGGACATCGAAGGCCTGGGCGACAAGAGCGTCGAGCAACTGGTCGATGAAGGTTTGGTGAGTTCGCCGGCCGACCTGTATGCGCTGAAGTTCGAAGACATCGTTGACCTGGAGGGCTTTGCCGAGCTGTCCAGCAAGAAGCTGCTCAGCGCCATCGAGGACAGCAAGCGGCCGAGCCTGGCGCGTTTCATCTATGCCTTGGGCATTCCCGATGTGGGTGAGGAGACGGCCAAGGTGTTGGCGCGCTCGTTGGGCTCGCTTGAGCGGGTGCAGCAAGCCTTGCCCAACGTGCTGACCTACTTGCCGGATGTCGGCCTGGAAGTGGCGCACGAGATTCACAGCTTCTTCGAAGACCATCACAACCAGCAGGTCATCGCCGACCTGCTCAAGCATGGTTTGCAGATTCAGGATCAGGGCGAGCTGGGCGCCGAGTTTGCCGCCAGCACCACCCTGGGCGGCTTGCTCGACAAGTTGCACATTCCATCGGTGGGGCCGGGCGGGGCGCAGAAACTGGCGGACCGCTTCGGTTCGCTCGAGGCGGTGATGGATGCCGACTGGCTGGACATGCGCCAGGCTTTGCCGGAGAAACAGGCCAACTCGGTGCGCGAGTTTTTCGCCTTGCCCGAGAACCGCCAACTGGCGCTAGCCGCCGAACAGCAGTTGCGCGAGTTCGGCATGCATTGGCAGAGCGAGAAAAAAGTCGTCGAAGGCTTGCCGCTGGCAGGGCAGACCTGGGTACTGACCGGCTCGCTGGAATTGATGAGCCGTGACGTAGCCAAGGAAAAACTGGAAAGCCTGGGCGCCAAGGTGGCCGGCTCGGTATCGGCCAAGACCCATTGCGTGGTGGCGGGCCCGGGTGCGGGTTCCAAGCTGGCCAAGGCCAATGAGCTGGGGCTGAAAGTGCTGGATGAAGAGGCGTTTGTCAGCTTCCTGGCTGAGCACGGCATATCTGCGTAG
- a CDS encoding putative zinc-binding metallopeptidase, giving the protein MLRFFEQLSPRSRKVWSCRCGQSLFFPNSQCLACSAALGYQPRQGRLTSMQPAEQPGTWQLDAAPDTGAWRRCANLDSPAACNWLLPASDPHRLCIACRLNRTIPDLSIADNHERWRKVEAAKRRLIAQLLGLGLSVVPRSENAETGLAFDFIGVDQYGQPPTTGHAHGLITLDIEEADDAHREQVRVHMHEPYRTLLGHFRHEIGHYYWDRLIADGPWLEPFRALFGDERASYAAALERHYQQGPPLGWQQRFVSAYATMHPWEDWAETWAHYLHMMDAVDTALGFGLSARGVDLDYPPYPASVLFDPEHPGGEAFLSVINAWIELASLLNELSHSMGQPDFYPFVLPPAAITKLHFIHLVTCRSELARDGR; this is encoded by the coding sequence ATGCTCCGTTTCTTCGAACAGCTCAGCCCGCGCAGCCGCAAAGTCTGGAGCTGTCGCTGCGGGCAATCGCTGTTCTTCCCCAACAGCCAATGCCTGGCTTGTTCAGCCGCCCTGGGCTATCAGCCCCGGCAAGGCCGCCTGACCTCCATGCAACCTGCCGAGCAGCCAGGCACCTGGCAGCTCGACGCCGCCCCGGACACCGGTGCCTGGCGCCGCTGTGCCAACCTCGACTCGCCGGCCGCCTGCAACTGGTTGTTGCCGGCCAGCGATCCACACCGCTTGTGCATCGCTTGCCGACTCAATCGCACCATCCCCGATCTGTCGATTGCCGACAACCACGAGCGCTGGCGCAAGGTCGAAGCGGCCAAGCGTCGGCTGATCGCCCAGTTACTCGGCCTGGGTCTGTCGGTCGTCCCCAGGTCGGAAAACGCAGAGACCGGCCTGGCGTTCGACTTCATCGGCGTCGACCAGTACGGCCAACCACCCACCACCGGCCACGCCCACGGCCTGATTACCCTCGACATCGAGGAAGCCGACGACGCCCATCGCGAACAGGTGCGGGTGCACATGCACGAACCCTATCGCACGCTGCTCGGGCATTTTCGGCATGAGATCGGTCACTACTACTGGGATCGGCTGATCGCCGACGGCCCATGGCTGGAACCGTTTCGAGCACTGTTCGGTGATGAACGTGCCAGCTACGCCGCTGCCCTCGAGCGTCACTACCAGCAAGGACCGCCGCTCGGCTGGCAGCAACGGTTCGTCAGCGCCTACGCCACCATGCATCCATGGGAAGACTGGGCGGAAACCTGGGCGCACTACCTGCACATGATGGACGCCGTGGACACCGCCCTCGGTTTTGGCCTGAGCGCAAGGGGAGTGGACCTCGACTACCCGCCGTACCCCGCCAGCGTCCTGTTCGATCCAGAGCACCCCGGCGGCGAGGCATTCCTGTCCGTCATCAACGCCTGGATCGAACTGGCCAGCCTGCTCAACGAACTGTCACACAGCATGGGCCAGCCGGATTTCTACCCCTTCGTCCTGCCCCCGGCGGCGATCACCAAACTGCACTTCATCCACCTTGTAACCTGTAGGAGCGAGCTTGCTCGCGATGGTCGTTAA
- a CDS encoding helix-turn-helix domain-containing protein — translation MQILSLGSAIRRYRKVAGLTQAELGERTGFDPKTISRFETGTYTPSVEALFLLANVLGVQLKAFFVDLDDEDEQRAYLFSVIHSATPKDLGKLIAAVDQALSKP, via the coding sequence ATGCAAATTTTGAGTTTGGGTTCAGCCATTCGCCGTTACCGCAAGGTTGCGGGGCTTACTCAGGCTGAGCTCGGCGAAAGGACCGGTTTTGACCCCAAAACCATCAGCCGCTTCGAAACCGGCACCTACACGCCCAGCGTGGAGGCTCTGTTCCTGCTGGCCAATGTGCTGGGGGTCCAGCTGAAGGCATTTTTTGTCGACCTGGACGATGAAGACGAGCAGCGCGCCTACCTGTTCTCCGTCATCCACAGCGCCACACCGAAGGATCTGGGCAAACTGATCGCCGCCGTCGATCAGGCGCTGTCCAAGCCCTAG
- a CDS encoding putative bifunctional diguanylate cyclase/phosphodiesterase, with product MDEKYRRAVDAAAIFSETDLTGRITYVNDQFCALSGYSRDELLGQNHRLLNSGLHPAEFFLDMWHTIALGHVWKGEICNRAKDGSLFWVESTLVPVLDDLTGRIHRYLAIRFDISEKRQLLHSLQWRVGHDVLTGLPNRAFLSDLLDQALMFSRQENIPLAVCMLDLDGFKAVNDGYGHASGDQLLVEVAKRLRDIVRGEDVVARLAGDEFVLVLRYVRDLPELRAALNRVLGALSTPYSVQGNTLNVFASIGVTLFPHDDEDAETLLRHADQAMYVAKQSGRNRFHLFDVVRDREVRATHQTVERVRQALVAGELRLYYQPKVHMRSGAVVGFEALLRWQHPQDGLVPAREFLPLVEETDLIIDIGEWVIDQVLVQLERWQAAGTCWPISVNIGARHFQRADFVDRLGALLARHAGVAPQLLDLEIVESVAVENIQHVSACLQACQALGVQFSLGDFGTGHSSLSYLKRLRTQTIKIDRSFIRDILHDHDDLALTTAVIGLARAFGRQVIAEGLESIEHGELLLQLGCDIAQGYFIARPMPADAVPGWVERYVAPLQWRLNEAMV from the coding sequence ATGGATGAGAAATACCGCCGGGCCGTGGATGCCGCCGCGATTTTTTCCGAGACCGACCTCACCGGGCGGATCACCTACGTCAACGATCAGTTCTGCGCCTTGTCCGGCTACAGCCGCGACGAATTGCTCGGACAGAACCACCGCCTGCTCAACTCCGGGCTGCACCCCGCCGAATTCTTCCTTGATATGTGGCACACCATCGCCCTGGGTCATGTATGGAAGGGCGAAATCTGTAATCGCGCCAAGGATGGCAGCCTGTTCTGGGTCGAGAGCACGCTGGTGCCGGTGCTGGACGATCTGACCGGGCGCATTCACCGTTACCTGGCTATCCGTTTCGATATCAGCGAAAAACGTCAGTTGCTGCATTCCCTGCAATGGCGTGTCGGCCATGATGTGCTGACCGGCTTGCCCAATCGCGCATTTCTTTCGGATCTGCTCGATCAGGCGCTGATGTTCTCCCGTCAGGAAAACATCCCGCTGGCGGTGTGCATGCTCGACCTGGACGGCTTCAAGGCCGTCAACGATGGCTACGGGCATGCCAGCGGTGACCAGTTGCTGGTGGAGGTGGCCAAGCGTCTGCGCGATATCGTTCGCGGCGAAGACGTAGTGGCGCGGTTGGCGGGGGACGAGTTCGTGCTGGTGTTGCGTTACGTGCGTGATCTGCCCGAGCTGCGCGCTGCGCTGAACCGTGTGCTGGGTGCGCTCTCGACGCCTTACTCGGTGCAGGGTAATACGTTGAATGTGTTCGCCAGCATCGGCGTCACGCTGTTCCCCCATGACGACGAAGATGCCGAAACCCTGCTGCGTCATGCCGACCAGGCCATGTACGTGGCCAAGCAGAGCGGGCGCAATCGCTTTCATCTGTTCGATGTGGTCCGTGATCGGGAGGTCAGGGCGACGCACCAGACGGTGGAGCGGGTGCGGCAGGCCCTGGTCGCTGGCGAGCTGCGTCTTTATTACCAGCCCAAGGTGCATATGCGCAGCGGCGCTGTTGTCGGCTTCGAGGCGCTGCTGCGCTGGCAGCACCCGCAGGACGGCCTGGTCCCGGCGCGAGAGTTCCTGCCGCTGGTGGAGGAGACGGACCTGATCATCGACATCGGTGAGTGGGTGATCGACCAGGTGTTAGTGCAACTGGAGCGCTGGCAGGCCGCAGGGACGTGCTGGCCGATCAGCGTCAACATTGGCGCGCGGCATTTCCAGCGGGCGGATTTCGTCGATCGCCTCGGCGCTCTGCTTGCCCGGCATGCTGGTGTTGCGCCGCAGTTGCTGGACCTGGAAATCGTCGAATCGGTGGCCGTTGAGAACATCCAGCATGTCAGCGCCTGTCTACAGGCCTGCCAGGCACTCGGTGTGCAGTTTTCCCTGGGGGATTTCGGCACCGGTCATTCGTCGTTGAGTTACCTCAAGCGCCTGCGCACGCAAACGATCAAGATCGACCGCTCGTTCATTCGCGACATTTTGCACGATCATGATGATCTGGCCCTGACCACGGCGGTGATCGGCCTGGCGAGGGCGTTTGGCCGGCAAGTGATCGCCGAGGGGCTGGAGAGTATCGAGCATGGCGAGTTGCTGTTGCAGTTGGGGTGCGACATCGCCCAGGGTTATTTCATCGCCCGGCCGATGCCGGCGGATGCAGTGCCCGGCTGGGTCGAGCGCTACGTCGCGCCGCTGCAATGGCGGCTGAATGAGGCCATGGTGTAG
- a CDS encoding substrate-binding periplasmic protein — MRLALGALLLISLNASASDAPLRFVVPDSWAMPMVQLERGQPTQGILYDVMLSLATQVGLPAEFHVLPRARVQGAMEHGEVDVRCYAAQSWLPNQSGDYIWSIPLWTQPDLLVSRQEAPYAVVPASLPRQTIGTVLGYSYPTLQPLFDSAHLVREDARSQDQALEKLQAGRYRYAVTNQWTLDWFNQRQPAERQLQGVAVLQEQSVGCFVRNDPAVPVQRILRTLLRMKMSGEIDDIIRLYVGKANTP, encoded by the coding sequence ATGCGGCTGGCCTTGGGGGCACTGCTGTTGATCAGTCTGAACGCCAGCGCCTCTGATGCGCCGCTGCGCTTCGTGGTGCCCGACAGTTGGGCCATGCCGATGGTGCAGCTCGAGCGCGGCCAGCCGACCCAGGGCATTCTCTACGACGTGATGCTCAGCCTCGCCACCCAGGTCGGCCTGCCGGCTGAATTCCACGTGCTGCCGCGGGCACGCGTGCAGGGCGCAATGGAGCACGGCGAGGTCGATGTGCGCTGTTATGCCGCGCAATCGTGGCTGCCCAATCAGTCGGGTGACTACATCTGGAGCATCCCGTTGTGGACGCAGCCGGACCTGCTGGTCAGCCGCCAGGAAGCACCCTACGCCGTAGTCCCGGCGAGCCTGCCGCGCCAGACCATCGGCACCGTGCTGGGTTACAGCTACCCGACCCTGCAACCGCTGTTCGACAGTGCCCACCTGGTGCGCGAAGACGCGCGCAGCCAGGATCAGGCCCTGGAAAAATTGCAGGCCGGGCGCTATCGCTATGCGGTAACCAATCAATGGACCCTGGACTGGTTCAACCAGCGTCAGCCAGCCGAACGGCAACTGCAAGGCGTGGCGGTGTTGCAGGAGCAGAGTGTCGGCTGCTTCGTGCGTAATGATCCGGCAGTGCCGGTGCAGCGCATTCTGCGCACGCTGCTGCGAATGAAGATGTCCGGCGAGATCGACGACATTATCCGGCTGTATGTCGGCAAGGCGAACACCCCTTGA
- the dnaX gene encoding DNA polymerase III subunit gamma/tau codes for MSYQVLARKWRPRSFREMVGQTHVLKALINALDSQRLHHAYLFTGTRGVGKTTIARIIAKCLNCETGITSSPCGECSVCREIDEGRFVDLIEIDAASRTKVEDTRELLDNVQYAPSRGRFKVYLIDEVHMLSSHSFNALLKTLEEPPPYVKFILATTDPQKLPATILSRCLQFSLKNMTPERVVEHLTHVLGVENVPFEDDALWLLGRAADGSMRDAMSLTDQAIAFGEGKVMAADVRAMLGTLDHGQVYDVLHALIQGDAKALLEAVRHLAEQGPDWNGVLSEILNVLHRVAIAQALPDGVDNGHGDRDRVLALAQALPAEDVQFYYQMGLIGRRDLPLAPDPRGGFEMVLLRMLAFRPADTDDAPRQPLKSVGISQATVDSANSVAAAPVVAPVVVAAPAPVPAPAAAPAPAPEPVAPVVVPEPVAEPEPVAVEEVVDLPWNDPVEPEPEPEPEIIQQPAVEPVLETIAEQPELPPVLAQTPDSVVPDAPDVPEWASASIPEPSVAEVDAATPGMDLDDEPPLDEDYIEPDMDSAYSYLDELASEHTAEPAPEPEPEPAAMPATGLALEWLELFPKLPISGMTGSIAANCTLISVEGDTWLLHLDPAHSALFNATQQRRLNDALNQYHGRTLTLNMELIKPEQETPAQAASRRRADRQREAEESIHGDPFIQQMMQQFGAVIRNDTIEPVEALVSQG; via the coding sequence ATGAGTTATCAGGTTCTTGCACGTAAATGGCGTCCGCGCTCGTTCCGCGAAATGGTCGGCCAGACCCATGTGCTCAAGGCTCTGATCAATGCCTTGGACAGCCAGCGGCTGCACCATGCCTACCTGTTTACCGGCACGCGCGGGGTCGGCAAGACCACCATCGCGCGGATTATCGCCAAATGCCTGAACTGTGAAACAGGTATCACTTCCAGCCCCTGTGGCGAGTGCTCGGTGTGCCGCGAGATCGACGAAGGGCGCTTCGTCGACCTGATCGAGATCGACGCCGCGAGCCGGACCAAGGTCGAGGACACCCGCGAACTGCTGGATAACGTGCAGTACGCGCCGAGCCGTGGGCGCTTCAAGGTCTACCTGATCGACGAAGTGCACATGCTCTCCAGCCATTCCTTCAATGCGCTGCTCAAGACCCTCGAAGAACCGCCACCCTACGTCAAGTTCATCCTGGCGACCACTGACCCGCAGAAACTTCCTGCAACGATTTTGTCGCGTTGCTTGCAGTTCTCCCTGAAGAACATGACCCCTGAGCGTGTGGTCGAGCACCTGACCCACGTGCTGGGTGTCGAGAACGTACCGTTCGAAGACGATGCGCTGTGGCTGCTCGGTCGAGCCGCCGACGGCTCGATGCGTGACGCCATGAGCCTGACCGACCAGGCGATTGCCTTCGGTGAAGGCAAGGTCATGGCGGCCGACGTGCGGGCCATGCTCGGCACGCTCGATCATGGCCAGGTCTATGACGTGCTGCACGCGCTGATCCAGGGCGACGCCAAGGCCCTGCTCGAAGCCGTGCGCCATCTGGCCGAGCAAGGGCCGGACTGGAACGGCGTGCTGTCGGAAATTCTCAATGTGCTGCATCGGGTCGCCATCGCCCAGGCCTTGCCTGATGGCGTCGACAATGGCCACGGCGACCGCGACCGGGTGCTGGCACTGGCCCAGGCCCTGCCGGCCGAAGACGTGCAGTTCTACTACCAGATGGGCTTGATTGGCCGTCGCGACCTGCCGCTGGCGCCGGACCCGCGTGGTGGTTTCGAAATGGTCCTGCTGCGGATGCTGGCGTTCCGTCCGGCAGACACCGACGACGCACCCAGGCAGCCACTAAAGTCAGTGGGGATCAGCCAGGCCACAGTTGATTCCGCCAATTCAGTGGCTGCCGCGCCGGTGGTTGCGCCGGTAGTCGTTGCCGCACCCGCACCTGTTCCGGCGCCGGCTGCCGCTCCAGCGCCTGCGCCCGAGCCGGTCGCGCCTGTGGTTGTGCCTGAGCCGGTTGCCGAGCCTGAGCCTGTCGCGGTGGAAGAGGTGGTCGACCTGCCGTGGAATGATCCGGTAGAGCCTGAGCCCGAGCCTGAGCCTGAAATCATCCAGCAGCCGGCTGTCGAGCCGGTGCTGGAAACCATCGCCGAACAACCCGAATTGCCGCCGGTCCTTGCGCAGACGCCGGACAGCGTCGTGCCGGACGCACCGGACGTTCCCGAGTGGGCCTCTGCGTCGATTCCCGAGCCTTCCGTGGCCGAAGTCGATGCCGCCACGCCGGGCATGGACCTGGACGACGAGCCGCCGCTGGACGAGGATTACATCGAGCCGGACATGGATTCGGCCTACAGTTACCTCGATGAACTGGCCAGCGAACACACCGCCGAGCCGGCACCGGAGCCCGAGCCTGAACCGGCGGCAATGCCCGCCACCGGGTTGGCCCTGGAGTGGCTGGAGCTGTTCCCGAAATTGCCGATTTCCGGCATGACCGGCAGTATCGCCGCCAACTGCACGTTGATCTCCGTTGAAGGCGACACCTGGCTGTTGCACCTGGATCCGGCCCACAGTGCGCTGTTCAACGCGACCCAGCAACGTCGCCTGAACGATGCGTTGAATCAGTACCACGGTCGCACCTTGACCCTGAACATGGAGCTGATCAAGCCCGAGCAGGAGACACCGGCCCAGGCCGCGTCCCGGCGCCGTGCCGATCGCCAGCGCGAGGCTGAAGAGTCGATCCACGGTGATCCGTTCATCCAGCAGATGATGCAGCAGTTCGGTGCCGTCATCCGTAACGATACTATTGAACCTGTCGAAGCCCTGGTCAGTCAGGGCTAA
- a CDS encoding YbaB/EbfC family nucleoid-associated protein yields MMKGGMAGLMKQAQQMQEKMAKMQEELANAEVTGKAGGDMVTVVMTGRHDLKSVTIDPSLVEGMSEDDKEMLEAVVAAAVNDAVRKIEANSQEKMGSMTAGMQLPPGMKLPF; encoded by the coding sequence ATGATGAAAGGTGGCATGGCCGGCCTGATGAAGCAGGCGCAGCAGATGCAGGAAAAGATGGCCAAGATGCAGGAAGAGCTGGCCAACGCCGAAGTCACCGGTAAGGCCGGTGGCGATATGGTCACCGTGGTGATGACCGGTCGTCACGACCTGAAAAGCGTGACCATCGACCCGAGCCTGGTCGAAGGCATGAGCGAAGACGACAAGGAAATGCTGGAAGCCGTCGTCGCCGCCGCCGTCAACGACGCCGTGCGCAAGATCGAAGCCAACAGCCAGGAAAAAATGGGCAGCATGACCGCTGGCATGCAATTGCCGCCAGGCATGAAACTGCCATTCTGA
- a CDS encoding NADP-dependent oxidoreductase, with the protein MPEALILNQRIVLASRPVGAPTPENFRLEREALPDLADGQVLLKTLYLSLDPYMRGRMSDAPSYAAPVEIDEVMTGGAVSRVERSLNPKFHEGDLVVGATGWQSHSISDGRNIIPVPSGLSSPSMALGVLGMPGMTAYMGLMDIGQPQAGETLVVAAASGAVGSVVGQVAKIKGLRVVGVAGGADKCRYVVEELGFDACIDHKRADFASELALACPKGVDIYYENVGGKVFDAVVPLLNPKARIPLCGLIAGYNAKEAPTGPDRLPQLQRTLLTKRVRIQGFIVFDDYGDRQPEFVSAMAPWVRDGKVKFREDVVDGLENAPEAFIGLLEGRNFGKLVVRVAQD; encoded by the coding sequence ATGCCCGAAGCATTGATCCTCAACCAACGAATCGTCCTGGCGTCCCGTCCGGTGGGCGCGCCGACGCCGGAGAATTTCCGTCTGGAAAGGGAGGCGCTGCCGGACCTGGCTGACGGTCAGGTGTTGCTCAAGACCCTTTACCTGTCGCTGGACCCCTACATGCGCGGGCGCATGAGTGACGCGCCATCCTACGCAGCGCCAGTAGAAATCGACGAGGTCATGACCGGTGGGGCTGTCAGTCGGGTCGAGCGTTCGTTGAACCCCAAGTTTCACGAGGGCGATCTGGTGGTCGGTGCCACTGGCTGGCAGAGCCACAGCATCAGCGATGGGCGCAACATCATCCCGGTGCCGTCGGGGCTTTCGAGCCCGTCGATGGCCCTGGGGGTGCTGGGTATGCCGGGCATGACCGCCTATATGGGCCTGATGGACATCGGCCAGCCCCAGGCGGGCGAAACCCTGGTGGTCGCGGCTGCGTCCGGGGCGGTCGGCTCGGTGGTCGGCCAGGTGGCGAAGATCAAGGGTCTGCGGGTGGTCGGCGTGGCCGGTGGGGCGGATAAATGCCGTTATGTGGTCGAGGAACTGGGGTTCGACGCCTGCATCGATCACAAGCGCGCCGACTTTGCCAGCGAACTGGCGCTGGCGTGCCCCAAGGGCGTCGACATCTATTACGAGAATGTCGGTGGCAAGGTGTTCGATGCGGTCGTGCCGCTGCTCAACCCCAAGGCACGGATTCCCCTGTGCGGCCTGATCGCCGGCTACAACGCCAAGGAAGCCCCGACCGGCCCGGATCGCCTGCCGCAACTGCAACGCACGCTGCTGACCAAGCGGGTACGCATCCAGGGCTTCATCGTGTTCGATGACTACGGTGATCGCCAGCCGGAATTCGTCAGCGCCATGGCCCCGTGGGTGCGTGATGGCAAGGTGAAATTCCGCGAGGATGTGGTTGATGGCCTGGAGAATGCCCCCGAGGCGTTCATCGGCCTGCTGGAAGGGCGCAACTTCGGCAAACTGGTGGTGCGCGTCGCGCAGGACTGA
- the recR gene encoding recombination mediator RecR, translated as MSFSPLIRQLIDSLRILPGVGQKTAQRMALQLLERDRSGGARLASALSQAMEGVGHCRLCRTLTEDDLCPQCADTRRDDTLLCVVEGPMDVYAVEQTGFRGRYFVLKGHLSPLDGLGPEAIGIPQLLARIDEAGTFAEVILATNPTVEGEATAHYIAQLLASKGLIASRIAHGVPLGGELELVDGGTLAHSFAGRKPISL; from the coding sequence ATGAGCTTCAGCCCTTTGATTCGCCAACTGATCGACTCCCTGCGAATTTTGCCAGGTGTCGGTCAGAAAACTGCCCAACGCATGGCGTTGCAGCTCCTGGAGCGCGATCGCAGCGGCGGTGCGCGCCTGGCGTCGGCCCTGAGTCAGGCCATGGAAGGGGTCGGCCACTGCCGCTTGTGCCGCACGCTGACCGAAGACGACCTGTGCCCGCAATGTGCCGACACCCGCCGCGACGACACCCTGCTGTGCGTGGTGGAAGGGCCGATGGATGTGTACGCCGTGGAGCAGACCGGCTTTCGTGGGCGCTACTTCGTGCTCAAGGGCCACCTGTCGCCGCTCGACGGCCTGGGGCCGGAAGCCATCGGCATCCCGCAATTGCTGGCGCGGATCGACGAGGCGGGCACCTTTGCCGAAGTCATCCTCGCCACCAACCCGACGGTCGAAGGCGAAGCCACCGCGCATTACATCGCCCAGTTGCTGGCCAGCAAAGGCCTGATCGCCTCGCGCATTGCCCACGGCGTGCCGCTGGGCGGGGAGCTGGAGCTGGTGGATGGCGGGACGCTGGCGCATTCGTTTGCGGGGCGTAAGCCGATTTCCCTGTGA